From Roseburia hominis, the proteins below share one genomic window:
- a CDS encoding bifunctional adenosylcobinamide kinase/adenosylcobinamide-phosphate guanylyltransferase: protein MFHVVTGGSGSGKSAYAEDRIVEYAGSAAARGSAGLYYIATMMPFDEETKERIRRHQTMRAGKGFQTVECYRDLKKGLEDIFCGSDCGEENPGTAFMCREHKASILLEGTSNKCQGHKPSVLLECMSNLVANELFSEPDCGDRMKKEYEAVCDQVTGAIMEGIHFLRERCAILVVVTNEVFSECAQDSQEMRLYKKILGRVNQKMADLADQVTEVVYGIPEDVKKGLVERARDSEGRNMRMIIGGAYQGKLAYAKALYPDIDWADGRCCEEEALVRCGGIYHFESYIARMLRGEFAGGDGQTKISSAEEFCQYISEQNPGLIIVSDEIGYGLVPIDAFDRKYREETGRICTRLAEFADRVDRVVCGVGTVIKGGEER, encoded by the coding sequence ATGTTTCACGTAGTAACAGGAGGAAGCGGAAGCGGAAAATCTGCGTATGCGGAGGACAGGATCGTAGAATACGCAGGCTCTGCTGCGGCAAGGGGCAGCGCGGGTCTGTATTATATCGCAACGATGATGCCCTTTGATGAGGAAACGAAGGAAAGAATCAGGAGGCACCAAACGATGCGGGCGGGGAAAGGATTTCAGACCGTCGAGTGTTACCGTGATTTGAAAAAAGGATTGGAAGATATCTTTTGCGGCAGCGATTGCGGAGAGGAAAACCCGGGAACGGCCTTTATGTGCCGGGAGCATAAAGCATCGATATTATTGGAAGGTACGTCAAATAAGTGTCAGGGGCATAAGCCTTCGGTACTGCTTGAATGTATGTCAAATTTGGTCGCAAACGAACTATTTTCAGAGCCGGATTGCGGTGACAGAATGAAGAAGGAGTATGAAGCTGTCTGTGACCAGGTGACCGGGGCCATTATGGAGGGCATTCATTTCCTGAGAGAACGCTGTGCAATTCTGGTGGTAGTGACCAACGAAGTATTTTCCGAATGTGCACAGGATTCCCAGGAGATGCGGCTGTATAAGAAGATACTTGGCAGAGTGAACCAGAAGATGGCAGATTTGGCGGATCAGGTCACGGAAGTGGTCTATGGAATTCCGGAAGATGTGAAGAAAGGCTTGGTTGAGAGAGCAAGAGATAGCGAGGGAAGGAATATGAGAATGATTATCGGCGGCGCATATCAGGGGAAACTTGCGTATGCTAAGGCATTATATCCAGACATCGATTGGGCAGACGGGAGATGCTGTGAGGAGGAAGCCCTTGTCAGATGTGGGGGAATCTATCATTTTGAGAGTTATATTGCCCGTATGCTGCGAGGGGAATTTGCCGGGGGTGACGGTCAGACGAAAATTTCATCGGCGGAAGAGTTTTGTCAGTACATCAGCGAGCAGAATCCGGGGCTTATTATCGTGAGTGATGAGATTGGGTACGGACTGGTGCCGATCGATGCTTTTGACAGAAAGTATCGGGAGGAGACCGGGAGAATCTGCACGCGCCTTGCAGAATTTGCAGACCGGGTGGACCGGGTGGTGTGCGGAGTCGGAACGGTGATCAAGGGAGGAGAGGAAAGATGA